In Pleurocapsa sp. PCC 7319, the following are encoded in one genomic region:
- a CDS encoding arginase family protein, which yields MQASEAHQKGIEFLKEVAIAKQTARMRAENGIVSLDNRSVQNENHALKGSKLYTHAKYIDAIYKVFERTTNIVASTLKDGLFPLVLGGDHSTAAGTIAGIKKAFPERRLGVVWIDAHADIHSPYTTPSGNMHGMPLAVATDNYNLANQINHLDAETSKLWEMNN from the coding sequence GTGCAGGCAAGCGAGGCGCATCAAAAAGGAATTGAGTTTCTGAAAGAAGTGGCGATCGCTAAACAAACTGCCCGAATGCGAGCCGAAAACGGTATTGTTAGTTTAGATAACCGCAGCGTACAAAACGAGAATCATGCCCTTAAAGGCTCAAAACTGTATACTCACGCTAAATATATCGATGCTATTTACAAAGTATTTGAGCGCACTACCAATATAGTGGCATCTACCCTAAAAGATGGCTTGTTTCCCTTGGTGCTAGGAGGAGATCATTCAACAGCTGCGGGGACAATCGCTGGAATCAAAAAAGCATTTCCCGAGCGCCGTCTCGGTGTGGTTTGGATTGATGCTCATGCCGATATTCATTCCCCATATACGACCCCGTCAGGGAATATGCATGGTATGCCCTTGGCTGTGGCTACAGATAACTATAATTTAGCCAATCAAATTAACCATCTCGATGCAGAAACTTCTAAACTCTGGGAAATGAATAATTGA
- a CDS encoding Uma2 family endonuclease: MLISPDLPINREKFLREDRVLTITGATWQDYQNFNSEEYPGYRVSYFQGEIFIVSPGLNHEIIASVIDRLILAYCDKYELLEFPFRQTRLELTGQAGREPDIAYSFQTRKSQPDLVVEVIFSSGDIDELKASYKNIGIPELWIWKKNKITFYLLNYNDYQEIRFSRLLPKIEADNFLEFINRAFTESPAVIKKDFLKVI, translated from the coding sequence ATGTTAATATCTCCAGATTTACCAATTAATCGTGAAAAATTCCTTCGAGAAGATAGGGTATTAACGATTACTGGAGCAACATGGCAAGATTATCAAAATTTTAATTCTGAAGAATATCCAGGGTATCGAGTCTCATATTTTCAGGGAGAAATTTTTATCGTGTCACCAGGATTAAACCATGAAATCATTGCCTCTGTAATTGATCGTCTGATTCTTGCTTATTGCGATAAATATGAGCTTTTAGAATTCCCTTTTCGACAAACAAGACTAGAATTAACAGGTCAAGCGGGAAGAGAACCAGACATAGCATATAGTTTTCAAACCAGAAAGTCTCAGCCAGATTTAGTAGTTGAAGTAATTTTTAGCAGTGGCGATATTGACGAGCTGAAAGCAAGTTATAAAAATATTGGTATTCCCGAACTGTGGATCTGGAAAAAGAATAAAATTACTTTTTACTTGTTAAACTATAACGATTATCAGGAAATTAGATTCAGTCGATTATTGCCCAAAATTGAAGCAGATAATTTTCTTGAATTTATCAATCGTGCCTTCACCGAAAGCCCTGCTGTAATTAAAAAAGATTTTTTAAAAGTGATTTAA